The following coding sequences lie in one Frigoribacterium sp. SL97 genomic window:
- a CDS encoding SRPBCC family protein, which translates to MPAADIVRTVTLAAPPAVVFDAVTTGTGGWLWPGEVEPRVGGAAGPGAVVTAWRPGRHYANRMEGEGGWFNELDFALAAGDDTEEATRLTYRHSSVFDEGQVPGVEEHTDFYLHTLAEYVAWFTGREATFTSVDAPESSRAAGSAARVLQALDLADDVEVGDAVVVDLPGVGPVAAGLSYRTASFVGLRTASALVRVFGREAWGPG; encoded by the coding sequence GTGCCCGCTGCCGACATCGTCCGGACCGTCACCCTCGCCGCGCCTCCCGCCGTGGTCTTCGACGCCGTCACCACGGGCACCGGCGGGTGGCTCTGGCCCGGTGAGGTCGAACCCCGGGTGGGAGGCGCGGCCGGGCCGGGTGCGGTGGTCACGGCCTGGCGACCGGGTCGCCACTACGCCAACCGCATGGAGGGCGAGGGCGGCTGGTTCAACGAGCTCGACTTCGCCCTCGCGGCAGGCGACGACACCGAGGAGGCGACCCGGCTGACCTACCGGCACTCGAGCGTCTTCGACGAGGGGCAGGTGCCCGGCGTCGAGGAGCACACCGACTTCTACCTGCACACCCTTGCCGAGTACGTCGCATGGTTCACGGGGCGGGAGGCCACGTTCACGAGCGTCGACGCCCCGGAGTCGTCGCGGGCGGCGGGATCGGCCGCCCGGGTGCTGCAGGCCCTCGACCTGGCCGACGACGTCGAGGTCGGTGACGCCGTCGTGGTCGACCTGCCCGGCGTCGGTCCGGTCGCCGCGGGACTCTCGTACCGCACCGCGTCGTTCGTGGGGCTGCGGACCGCGAGCGCGCTCGTCCGCGTCTTCGGGCGGGAGGCTTGGGGGCCGGGGTGA
- a CDS encoding ABC transporter ATP-binding protein, which produces MHEANRLRLADVEIRYGRRPVVAAPALEIARSSTTALVGASGSGKSSLLRCLTGLQRPSSGQVFVDDLDLTSLSPSRLARRRRELFGIVLQDGGLVPSLSALDNAQIALDLRRIPKSRSTARSTLADLGLTRLADRRPDELSGGERQRVAFARVLAQRAPFATLDEPTSSLDAESRADVVDGIRALAAAGCGTVLVTHDLELAASVDAVAAITEGQVVTHLTPTTASDIRRRMRAVHDTQSER; this is translated from the coding sequence ATGCACGAGGCGAATCGACTACGACTGGCGGACGTCGAGATCCGGTACGGGCGCCGACCGGTGGTGGCCGCTCCCGCACTCGAGATCGCCCGATCGTCCACGACAGCGCTCGTGGGAGCATCCGGCAGCGGCAAGAGCTCTCTGCTTCGCTGCCTGACGGGCCTCCAACGCCCTTCCTCGGGTCAGGTCTTCGTCGACGACCTCGATCTGACGTCCCTGTCCCCCTCCCGGCTCGCTCGGCGACGGCGAGAGCTGTTCGGCATCGTCCTTCAAGACGGCGGCCTCGTACCGTCGTTGTCGGCCTTGGACAACGCGCAGATCGCTCTCGACCTCCGCCGCATCCCGAAGTCGCGATCCACTGCCCGATCGACCCTCGCCGACCTCGGCCTGACCAGACTGGCCGACCGGCGACCCGACGAGCTGTCCGGCGGCGAGCGGCAGAGAGTCGCCTTCGCCCGGGTGCTGGCCCAACGGGCACCTTTCGCGACGTTGGACGAACCGACCTCGAGCCTCGACGCCGAGAGCCGCGCCGACGTCGTCGACGGCATCCGTGCGCTCGCGGCCGCGGGGTGCGGCACGGTGCTGGTCACGCACGATCTCGAGCTCGCCGCCAGCGTCGACGCCGTCGCGGCGATCACCGAGGGGCAGGTCGTCACGCATCTGACCCCGACGACGGCGTCGGACATCCGCCGGCGGATGCGAGCCGTGCACGACACACAGAGCGAAAGATGA
- a CDS encoding DNA-3-methyladenine glycosylase I, with protein MPSDVAGAGVVVGDDGLARPVWASTDPLLREYYDTEWGLPVRDERGLFERLSLEAFQSGLSWATILRKRPAFRSAFSGFDPEVVARFDDEDRARLMADAGIVRNRLKVDATIRNARATLDLRADGGLVDFVWSFRPAETPRPRTMAEVPTTSPESLALSRALKAKGFTFVGPTTMHALMEAAGIVDTHLVDSHRRGSSGVWADDGRPVPDGGPRAAGS; from the coding sequence GTGCCGTCTGACGTTGCGGGCGCGGGCGTCGTGGTCGGTGACGACGGGCTGGCCCGGCCGGTCTGGGCATCGACCGATCCGCTGTTGCGCGAGTACTACGACACCGAGTGGGGGCTGCCGGTCCGGGACGAGCGGGGCCTGTTCGAGCGGCTGAGCCTCGAGGCGTTCCAGTCGGGGCTGTCGTGGGCGACGATCCTCCGCAAGCGTCCGGCGTTCCGGAGCGCGTTCTCCGGCTTCGACCCCGAGGTCGTCGCGCGCTTCGACGACGAGGACCGGGCACGGCTGATGGCCGACGCGGGGATCGTCCGCAACCGGCTCAAGGTCGACGCGACGATCCGCAACGCGCGGGCGACGCTCGACCTGAGGGCCGACGGCGGCCTGGTCGACTTCGTCTGGTCGTTCCGGCCGGCCGAGACTCCCCGGCCCCGCACGATGGCCGAGGTGCCGACGACGTCGCCGGAGTCGCTCGCCCTCTCGCGGGCACTCAAGGCGAAGGGGTTCACCTTCGTGGGGCCGACCACCATGCACGCGCTGATGGAGGCCGCGGGCATCGTCGACACGCACCTCGTCGACAGCCACCGCCGCGGGTCGTCCGGGGTGTGGGCCGACGACGGCCGGCCGGTGCCGGACGGCGGCCCCCGGGCGGCCGGGTCGTGA
- a CDS encoding methylated-DNA--[protein]-cysteine S-methyltransferase: MSVHTSVDTPVGPLTVVGGETGLVGLYFDEHRHLPDPTGFGPVSRDGVGLSDFAEVGRQLGEYFGGERRSFDLPLAPRGNDFQVRVWTLLRDIPFGETRSYGQLATALGGVGLARAVGAANGLNPLSIVVPCHRVVGSGGALVGYAGGLDRKRFLLGLEADQPSGPDSGRLF; this comes from the coding sequence GTGAGCGTCCACACCAGCGTCGACACCCCCGTCGGTCCGTTGACCGTCGTCGGGGGCGAGACGGGCCTCGTCGGCCTCTACTTCGACGAGCACCGCCACCTGCCCGATCCGACCGGCTTCGGCCCGGTCTCGCGGGACGGCGTCGGCCTGAGCGACTTCGCCGAGGTCGGGCGCCAGCTCGGCGAGTACTTCGGCGGCGAGCGGCGCTCCTTCGACCTCCCGCTGGCACCGCGCGGCAACGACTTCCAGGTGCGGGTGTGGACGCTCCTCCGCGACATCCCCTTCGGCGAGACCCGCAGCTACGGGCAGCTCGCGACCGCGCTCGGCGGCGTCGGCCTGGCCCGGGCGGTCGGCGCCGCCAACGGGCTCAACCCGTTGAGCATCGTCGTGCCGTGCCACCGCGTGGTCGGCTCGGGCGGGGCCCTGGTCGGCTACGCCGGCGGGCTCGACCGCAAACGGTTCCTGCTCGGGCTGGAGGCCGACCAGCCGTCGGGCCCCGACTCCGGTCGGCTGTTCTGA
- a CDS encoding M18 family aminopeptidase codes for MTDTRPHLDDFARFIQASPSSFHAAAEAARRLDDAGFTALDETAEWPSGPGRRYVVRDGAVIAWIEPATATATTPFRVVGAHTDSPGFKLKPKPTTGTRGWLQAGVEVYGGPLFNSWLDRDLEFAGRLVTRSGETHLVRTGPLLRFPQLAVHLDRGVNAEGLKLDPQRHLNPVVGAGPLDEADVLGHLAGLAGLTGADVTGYDVVVADTAPPAVLGMSGELFAAGRMDNLSSTHAGLVALVETATSGVELDHVAVFAAFDHEEVGSATPSGAAGPLLEDVLARVSAGLGATTTDHRRALAGSWCLSADAGHAVHPNYPERHDPVNQPVVNRGPLLKINANQRYATDGLGAAEWSRACEQAGVPFQEFVSNNSVPCGSTIGPITATRLGIRTIDVGIPLLGMHSARELCGADDPAYLSRAAAAFLAPDA; via the coding sequence ATGACTGACACGCGCCCCCACCTCGACGACTTCGCCCGCTTCATCCAGGCCTCGCCCTCGTCCTTCCACGCCGCGGCCGAGGCCGCCCGCCGGCTCGACGACGCCGGGTTCACCGCCCTCGACGAGACCGCCGAGTGGCCCTCGGGCCCGGGCCGTCGCTACGTCGTGCGCGACGGCGCGGTCATCGCCTGGATCGAGCCGGCCACCGCGACGGCCACGACGCCGTTCCGCGTCGTCGGAGCGCACACCGACTCCCCCGGCTTCAAGCTGAAGCCCAAGCCGACGACCGGCACCCGCGGCTGGCTGCAGGCCGGCGTCGAGGTCTACGGCGGTCCGCTGTTCAACTCGTGGCTCGACCGCGACCTCGAGTTCGCCGGCCGACTGGTCACCCGCAGCGGCGAGACGCACCTGGTGCGCACCGGGCCGCTGCTGCGCTTCCCGCAGCTCGCCGTCCACCTCGACCGGGGCGTCAACGCCGAGGGCCTGAAGCTCGACCCCCAGCGCCACCTGAACCCCGTGGTCGGGGCGGGGCCGCTCGACGAGGCCGACGTCCTCGGCCACCTCGCCGGGTTGGCCGGACTGACCGGAGCCGACGTGACCGGGTACGACGTGGTCGTGGCCGACACCGCGCCTCCTGCGGTCCTGGGGATGTCGGGCGAGCTCTTCGCCGCCGGGCGCATGGACAACCTGTCGTCGACCCACGCCGGTCTCGTCGCACTGGTCGAGACGGCGACCTCGGGCGTCGAACTCGACCACGTCGCCGTCTTCGCGGCGTTCGACCACGAAGAGGTCGGTTCGGCCACCCCGTCGGGTGCGGCCGGGCCGCTGCTCGAGGACGTCCTGGCCCGGGTCTCGGCCGGTCTCGGGGCGACGACGACCGATCACCGCCGGGCACTCGCCGGGTCGTGGTGCCTGAGCGCGGACGCCGGGCACGCGGTGCACCCGAACTACCCCGAGCGGCACGACCCGGTCAACCAGCCGGTCGTCAACCGCGGGCCGCTGCTCAAGATCAACGCGAACCAGCGCTACGCCACCGACGGGCTCGGGGCGGCCGAGTGGTCACGGGCGTGCGAGCAGGCGGGTGTGCCGTTCCAGGAGTTCGTCTCGAACAACTCGGTGCCCTGCGGCTCGACCATCGGACCGATCACCGCGACGCGACTCGGCATCCGGACGATCGACGTCGGCATCCCGTTGCTCGGCATGCACTCGGCCCGCGAGTTGTGCGGCGCCGACGACCCGGCCTACCTGTCACGCGCCGCCGCCGCCTTCCTCGCGCCGGACGCGTAG
- a CDS encoding DNA-3-methyladenine glycosylase 2 — translation MTADSPDGAAPDGAAPDGAAPVGAVPHGAIPHGATARFVVEPVGAWDHAHAVGLLAAHSVPGAEATDVAAATHARLVELGTGAARASHRLDLSFAATGVDVALTGPDGVPPTQATVDEARRVVRTWLDLDTDLDDVERGFADDPVLGPLVAARPGIRVTGNPDGFETAVMTVLGQQVSLAAARTFTGRLVAAHGEPVAGTGLTRFPRADRLADADVDELRAAVGVTNGRARTIHALAEVVADGLVIAPDVDHADARRRLLAVPGIGPWTVEYLAVRALGDRDAWPAGDLVLRRVMGGVTTKEAEVAGAPWSPWRAYALFHLWAAVLPTAP, via the coding sequence GTGACCGCGGACTCGCCCGACGGGGCGGCACCCGACGGGGCGGCACCCGACGGGGCGGCACCGGTCGGGGCGGTACCGCACGGGGCGATACCGCACGGGGCGACCGCGCGCTTCGTCGTCGAACCCGTCGGCGCCTGGGACCACGCGCACGCCGTGGGATTGCTGGCGGCGCACAGCGTGCCGGGAGCCGAAGCCACCGACGTCGCCGCGGCCACGCACGCGCGACTGGTCGAGCTGGGTACGGGAGCCGCCCGCGCCTCCCACCGTCTCGACCTGTCGTTCGCGGCGACCGGGGTCGACGTCGCGCTGACCGGGCCCGACGGCGTGCCGCCGACGCAGGCGACGGTCGACGAGGCACGACGCGTCGTGCGGACGTGGCTCGACCTCGACACCGACCTCGACGACGTCGAGCGGGGCTTCGCCGACGACCCCGTGCTCGGGCCGCTCGTCGCGGCGCGTCCGGGCATCCGCGTGACGGGCAACCCCGACGGGTTCGAGACGGCCGTGATGACGGTGCTCGGGCAGCAGGTCTCGCTCGCCGCGGCGCGCACCTTCACCGGGCGGCTCGTCGCGGCCCACGGCGAACCCGTCGCGGGGACGGGCCTGACGCGGTTCCCCCGCGCCGACCGCCTGGCGGACGCCGACGTCGACGAGCTGCGGGCCGCGGTCGGGGTGACGAACGGTCGCGCGCGGACGATCCACGCCCTGGCCGAGGTCGTCGCCGACGGACTCGTCATCGCCCCCGACGTCGACCACGCCGACGCCCGCCGACGCCTGCTCGCCGTGCCCGGCATCGGCCCGTGGACCGTCGAGTACCTGGCCGTGCGCGCCCTCGGCGACCGCGACGCCTGGCCGGCGGGCGACCTCGTGCTGCGGCGCGTGATGGGCGGGGTGACGACGAAGGAGGCCGAGGTCGCCGGGGCACCGTGGTCGCCCTGGCGCGCCTACGCCCTGTTCCACCTCTGGGCCGCGGTGCTGCCGACCGCGCCGTGA
- a CDS encoding RNA polymerase sigma factor has translation MEPFERVVARHGRTVWRVCRAVLDEHDTDDAWSETFVAALVAYPSLPASTNLEAWLVTIAHRKAIDVLRARERRPRPVETVPEPPPAPPHDETVARADELDGALRTLPPGQRRAVVYHHLVGLSHREVAELTGISADAARRASADGIAALRRLLAEPATPRPADASDRAAGRASVPSASPEPKGTR, from the coding sequence GTGGAACCCTTCGAGCGCGTGGTCGCCCGGCACGGTCGCACGGTCTGGCGCGTCTGCCGGGCCGTGCTCGACGAGCACGACACCGACGACGCCTGGAGCGAGACGTTCGTGGCGGCCCTCGTCGCGTATCCGTCGCTCCCCGCGTCGACGAACCTCGAGGCGTGGCTGGTGACCATCGCGCACCGCAAGGCGATCGACGTGCTGCGGGCACGGGAGCGTCGCCCCCGCCCGGTCGAGACGGTGCCCGAACCGCCGCCCGCGCCTCCTCACGACGAGACCGTCGCGCGCGCGGACGAGCTCGACGGGGCGCTGCGCACCCTGCCGCCGGGCCAGCGGCGTGCCGTGGTCTACCACCACCTCGTCGGGCTCTCGCACCGCGAGGTGGCCGAGCTGACCGGCATCAGCGCGGACGCGGCCCGGCGTGCGTCCGCGGACGGCATCGCGGCGCTGCGGCGGCTGCTCGCGGAGCCGGCGACGCCCCGACCGGCTGACGCCTCCGACCGGGCCGCCGGCCGCGCCTCCGTCCCGTCCGCCTCCCCCGAGCCGAAGGGCACCCGATGA
- a CDS encoding methylated-DNA--[protein]-cysteine S-methyltransferase, with the protein MTASPIDASTDPGDLLTSLDPTDERLAALRARFAETALGVGAVDVAYRTLDSPVGLLLLCATDVGVLRVAFEIEGHDTVLDRLASTVSPRIVEAPSRLDTVARELDEYFRGERRAFDLPLDRRLSTGFQRTVLEHLPDIGYGSTTSYAAVALASGSPRAVRAVGTACATNPLPLVVPCHRVVRSDGTSGNYRGGMAAKQILIDLEAGA; encoded by the coding sequence ATGACCGCCTCCCCCATCGACGCGTCGACCGACCCCGGCGACCTGTTGACCAGCCTCGACCCGACCGACGAGCGACTCGCCGCGCTGCGCGCCCGCTTCGCCGAGACCGCCCTCGGCGTCGGGGCGGTCGACGTGGCCTACCGCACCCTCGACTCCCCCGTCGGCCTCCTGCTGCTCTGCGCCACCGACGTGGGCGTGCTGCGGGTGGCCTTCGAGATCGAGGGGCACGACACGGTGCTCGACCGCCTCGCCTCGACGGTCAGCCCGCGCATCGTCGAGGCGCCGTCACGGCTCGACACCGTGGCACGCGAGCTCGACGAGTACTTCCGCGGCGAGCGCCGCGCGTTCGACCTGCCGCTCGACCGGCGCCTGTCGACGGGGTTCCAGCGGACGGTGCTCGAGCACCTGCCCGACATCGGCTACGGGTCGACGACGAGCTACGCCGCGGTGGCGCTGGCCTCGGGCAGTCCTCGCGCGGTGCGGGCCGTCGGCACGGCCTGCGCCACCAACCCCCTGCCGCTCGTCGTCCCCTGCCACCGGGTGGTGCGGAGCGACGGGACCTCGGGCAACTACCGTGGGGGCATGGCGGCCAAGCAGATCCTGATCGACCTCGAGGCGGGGGCGTGA
- a CDS encoding RBBP9/YdeN family alpha/beta hydrolase, with protein sequence MTDATAPTPTPPTAFLILHGWQNHRPEGHWQRWLAGELEARGHAVRYPQLPDADEPTPAAWDAAVRHERAALPAGRPVTVLCHSLSCLLWLRLQAGVAPPSADRVALVAPPSPELIAGQPIHAFVAGELFDGRRLALGDDAESVVVAGDDDEWLPLGPVDTWEARVDAPVVVVPRGGHLTPDSGYGEWPAVLAWALGAPAAEAFG encoded by the coding sequence GTGACCGACGCGACCGCCCCGACGCCGACCCCGCCCACGGCCTTCCTGATCCTGCACGGCTGGCAGAACCATCGTCCCGAGGGGCACTGGCAGCGCTGGCTCGCCGGCGAGCTCGAGGCCCGCGGACACGCGGTGCGCTACCCGCAGCTGCCCGACGCCGACGAGCCCACGCCCGCCGCCTGGGACGCCGCGGTGCGACACGAACGGGCCGCCCTGCCCGCGGGCCGTCCGGTGACGGTGCTGTGCCACAGCCTCTCGTGCCTGCTCTGGTTGAGGCTGCAGGCCGGCGTCGCGCCTCCGTCCGCCGACCGGGTGGCGCTGGTCGCGCCTCCGTCGCCCGAGCTGATCGCCGGCCAGCCGATCCACGCGTTCGTGGCCGGGGAGCTGTTCGACGGGCGGCGGCTCGCGCTCGGGGACGACGCCGAGTCGGTCGTCGTCGCCGGGGACGACGACGAGTGGCTGCCGCTCGGCCCGGTCGACACCTGGGAGGCGCGGGTCGACGCCCCGGTCGTCGTCGTGCCCCGAGGCGGTCACCTCACCCCGGACTCGGGCTACGGCGAGTGGCCGGCGGTCCTGGCCTGGGCGCTCGGGGCACCGGCGGCGGAGGCCTTCGGCTGA
- a CDS encoding DUF1990 family protein: MTSHPYRARFGHGYAFEGEPTLDGPPPTRFHVTTRSRVIGHGRAAFEAAGDAVLHWQVHRGSGFVPLEVPVRVAVGATSVWGVTLGPVHPPVACRVFAVVRSATEIGFGHAALVGHPQRGWESYRVHHHDDDRVTLDIRVVWLPAAWWMRAAGPASALALSLILRRNLRALDVVVASA; encoded by the coding sequence ATGACGTCACACCCGTACCGCGCCCGGTTCGGCCACGGCTACGCCTTCGAGGGCGAGCCCACCCTCGACGGTCCGCCGCCGACCCGATTCCACGTGACGACGCGCAGTCGGGTGATCGGCCACGGCCGGGCCGCCTTCGAGGCCGCAGGGGACGCCGTGCTGCACTGGCAGGTGCACCGCGGCTCGGGCTTCGTGCCCCTCGAGGTGCCCGTCCGCGTGGCCGTCGGTGCGACGAGCGTCTGGGGCGTGACCCTCGGCCCCGTGCACCCACCGGTCGCCTGCCGGGTGTTCGCCGTCGTCCGGTCCGCCACCGAGATCGGCTTCGGACACGCCGCCCTGGTCGGCCACCCCCAGCGCGGCTGGGAGAGCTACCGCGTGCACCACCACGACGACGACCGCGTCACCCTCGACATCCGCGTCGTCTGGCTCCCCGCCGCGTGGTGGATGCGGGCCGCCGGGCCGGCGTCCGCACTCGCCCTCTCGCTGATCCTGCGGCGCAACCTCCGTGCCCTCGACGTCGTCGTGGCCTCCGCCTGA